Proteins from a single region of Stutzerimonas stutzeri:
- the dnaG gene encoding DNA primase: MAGLIPQSFIDDLLNRSDIVEVVGSRIQLKKAGKNYSALCPFHKEKTPSFSVSPDKQFYYCFGCGAGGNALGFVMDHDQLDFPQAVEDLAKRAGMEVPHEDSGRKHKPRQPVDSPLYPLLAAAAEYYRHALKSHSTRKSAVEYLKGRGLSGVIARDFGLGFAPPGWDNLMKHLGGDALQQKALIDAGLLIENAENGKRYDRFRDRVMFPIRDSRGRVIAFGGRVLSDDKPKYLNSPETPVFHKGQELYGLYEARQANRDLDEIMVVEGYMDVIALAQQGLRNAVATLGTATSEEHLKRLFRIVPSVLFCFDGDAAGRKAAWRALEATLPNLQDGRRARFLFLPDGEDPDTLVRAEGTDAFRARIQQHSQPLADYFFQQLSDEADPRSLEGKAHLATLAAPLIEKIPGANLRALMRQRLAEITGLNGEALQHMAAAPATAPSSTTDYDDSAYYDTGSRHAEADYFQPPEAPKPQRGGKKEWKKDWKKSGQRPDFTPRGPRTPATVEPPALTTLRTLLHHPELAQKVEDVSHFAAEDDTYAQLLVALLGTLQKNPKLRSLQLIARWHGTDQGRLLRALAEKEWLISADNLEQQFFDTINSLAARQRERRLESLLRKARQGELSAEEKDQLRNLLSRNAIPATPTSTGA; this comes from the coding sequence ATGGCCGGTTTGATCCCCCAATCCTTCATCGATGATCTGCTCAACCGCTCCGACATCGTCGAGGTGGTCGGCTCGCGCATCCAGCTGAAAAAGGCTGGTAAGAACTACAGCGCCCTCTGCCCTTTCCACAAGGAAAAGACGCCCTCGTTCAGCGTGAGCCCCGACAAGCAGTTCTACTACTGTTTTGGCTGTGGTGCCGGCGGCAATGCGCTCGGCTTCGTCATGGACCACGACCAGCTGGATTTCCCCCAGGCAGTCGAGGACCTGGCCAAGCGCGCCGGCATGGAAGTCCCCCACGAGGACAGCGGCCGCAAGCACAAGCCACGGCAACCCGTCGACTCGCCGCTCTACCCGCTGCTGGCCGCCGCCGCTGAGTATTATCGCCACGCCCTAAAGAGCCACTCGACCCGCAAGTCGGCAGTGGAGTACCTCAAAGGCCGCGGCTTATCCGGGGTGATCGCGAGGGATTTCGGTCTGGGCTTCGCCCCACCCGGCTGGGACAACCTGATGAAGCATCTCGGCGGCGACGCATTGCAGCAAAAAGCTCTGATCGACGCCGGCCTGCTGATCGAGAACGCCGAGAACGGCAAACGCTACGACCGCTTCCGCGACCGCGTGATGTTCCCTATTCGCGACAGTCGCGGACGGGTGATCGCCTTTGGCGGCCGGGTGCTGAGCGACGACAAGCCAAAGTACCTGAACTCGCCGGAAACCCCGGTCTTTCACAAAGGCCAGGAACTCTACGGCCTTTATGAGGCTCGCCAGGCTAACCGCGATCTCGACGAAATAATGGTGGTCGAGGGCTACATGGATGTCATCGCCCTGGCCCAGCAAGGCTTGCGCAACGCCGTCGCCACCCTCGGCACCGCAACCAGCGAAGAACACCTCAAGCGGTTGTTTCGCATAGTGCCGAGCGTACTGTTCTGCTTCGATGGCGACGCGGCCGGCCGCAAGGCCGCCTGGCGCGCACTCGAAGCGACGCTGCCAAATCTGCAGGATGGCCGCCGAGCACGCTTTCTGTTTCTGCCAGACGGCGAAGACCCGGACACCCTGGTTCGCGCCGAGGGCACCGACGCATTTCGCGCACGCATCCAGCAGCATTCGCAGCCTCTGGCTGACTACTTTTTCCAGCAACTGAGCGACGAAGCCGATCCACGCTCACTGGAAGGCAAAGCCCACTTGGCCACGCTTGCAGCGCCGCTTATCGAAAAGATTCCAGGCGCCAACCTGCGCGCATTGATGCGCCAGCGTCTCGCCGAGATCACCGGCCTGAATGGGGAAGCACTGCAGCATATGGCAGCAGCGCCAGCCACCGCACCCAGCAGTACGACTGATTACGACGACTCAGCTTATTACGACACGGGTTCGCGCCACGCCGAAGCCGACTACTTCCAACCGCCAGAAGCGCCCAAGCCACAACGCGGCGGCAAAAAGGAATGGAAGAAAGACTGGAAAAAATCCGGGCAGCGACCAGACTTCACCCCTCGCGGGCCGCGTACGCCTGCCACCGTCGAGCCGCCGGCTCTGACCACATTACGCACCCTGCTGCACCATCCGGAACTGGCCCAGAAAGTAGAAGATGTCAGCCATTTCGCAGCAGAAGACGACACCTACGCCCAATTGCTGGTAGCACTGCTCGGCACACTGCAGAAGAATCCCAAGCTGCGCAGCCTGCAGCTGATCGCCCGCTGGCATGGCACGGATCAGGGTCGACTTTTACGTGCACTTGCCGAGAAAGAATGGCTGATCTCTGCCGATAACCTTGAACAGCAGTTTTTCGACACCATTAATAGCCTTGCCGCCAGACAGCGGGAACGGCGCCTCGAAAGCCTGCTACGCAAGGCTCGGCAAGGTGAACTCAGCGCGGAGGAAAAAGATCAGCTGCGTAACCTATTGAGCCGTAACGCAATACCCGCTACACCGACCTCAACTGGCGCCTGA
- the rpoD gene encoding RNA polymerase sigma factor RpoD: MSGKAQQQSRLKELIQRGREQGYLTYAEVNDHLPEDISDPEQVEDIIRMINDMGINVFEVAPDADALLLAEADTDEAAAEEAAAALAAVETDIGRTTDPVRMYMREMGTVELLTREGEIEIAKRIEEGIREVMSAIAHFPGTVDSILADYERVTTEGGRLSDILSGYIDPDDDGAAGPQEVEPEAPKAPAKAATDDKDDEEEDDSDSEEEEGDGGPDPEVARLRFGAVAEQLEKANKALKKHGRASQQAVEELEALAILFMPIKLVPKQYDALVERVRNALNQIRIQERAIMQLCVRDARMPRADFLRQFPNNEINLDWADQLASGKGKYAEAIGNRKEDIQRCQQKLIELQQECNLAIADIKDINRRMSIGEAKARRAKKEMVEANLRLVISIAKKYTNRGLQFLDLIQEGNIGLMKAVDKFEYRRGYKFSTYATWWIRQAITRSIADQARTIRIPVHMIETINKLNRISRQMLQEMGREPTPEELGERMEMPEDKIRKVLKIAKEPISMETPIGDDEDSHLGDFIEDSAMQSPIDVATVESLKEATREVLSGLTAREAKVLRMRFGIDMNTDHTLEEVGKQFDVTRERIRQIEAKALRKLRHPTRSEHLRSFLDE, translated from the coding sequence ATGTCCGGAAAAGCGCAACAGCAGTCTCGCCTCAAAGAGTTGATCCAGCGTGGTCGTGAGCAGGGTTACCTGACTTACGCCGAGGTCAACGACCACCTACCGGAGGATATTTCCGATCCGGAACAGGTGGAAGACATCATTCGCATGATCAACGACATGGGCATCAATGTATTCGAGGTTGCCCCGGATGCCGATGCCCTGTTGTTGGCCGAAGCCGATACCGATGAAGCCGCTGCCGAGGAGGCCGCGGCCGCACTCGCTGCGGTCGAAACCGACATCGGTCGCACCACCGACCCTGTGCGCATGTATATGCGTGAAATGGGCACCGTCGAATTGCTGACCCGCGAAGGCGAGATCGAAATCGCCAAACGCATCGAGGAAGGCATTCGTGAGGTGATGAGCGCTATCGCTCACTTCCCCGGCACCGTCGACAGCATCCTCGCAGATTACGAGCGTGTAACGACCGAAGGTGGCCGCCTGTCCGACATCCTCAGTGGTTACATCGACCCTGACGATGATGGTGCCGCAGGTCCTCAGGAAGTCGAACCCGAAGCCCCGAAGGCCCCTGCGAAAGCGGCGACCGACGACAAGGACGACGAGGAAGAGGACGACTCCGACAGTGAAGAGGAAGAAGGCGACGGCGGTCCGGATCCGGAAGTTGCACGCCTGCGTTTCGGCGCAGTTGCAGAACAACTGGAAAAGGCCAACAAGGCGCTGAAAAAACATGGCCGCGCCAGCCAACAGGCGGTCGAGGAACTCGAAGCCCTCGCCATCCTGTTCATGCCGATCAAGCTCGTACCCAAGCAGTACGATGCACTGGTCGAGCGTGTACGCAACGCCCTGAACCAGATCCGTATTCAGGAACGCGCCATCATGCAGCTGTGCGTGCGTGATGCCCGCATGCCGCGCGCCGACTTCCTGCGTCAGTTCCCGAACAACGAGATCAACCTCGACTGGGCTGACCAGCTGGCAAGTGGCAAAGGCAAGTACGCCGAAGCCATCGGCAATCGCAAGGAAGACATCCAACGCTGCCAGCAGAAGCTGATCGAGCTGCAGCAGGAATGCAACCTGGCAATTGCTGATATCAAGGACATCAACCGTCGCATGTCCATCGGTGAGGCCAAGGCCCGCCGCGCGAAGAAAGAAATGGTCGAGGCCAACCTGCGCCTGGTCATCTCCATTGCCAAGAAGTACACCAACCGCGGCCTGCAATTCCTCGATCTGATTCAGGAAGGCAACATCGGCCTGATGAAAGCGGTGGACAAGTTCGAATACCGCCGCGGCTACAAGTTCTCTACCTATGCCACCTGGTGGATTCGCCAGGCGATCACTCGCTCCATTGCTGACCAGGCGCGGACAATCCGTATCCCGGTGCACATGATCGAGACGATCAACAAGCTCAACCGCATCTCACGTCAGATGCTGCAGGAAATGGGTCGCGAGCCCACACCTGAAGAGCTTGGCGAGCGCATGGAAATGCCCGAGGACAAGATCCGTAAGGTACTGAAGATCGCTAAAGAACCGATCTCCATGGAAACGCCAATCGGTGACGACGAAGACTCGCACCTGGGCGATTTCATCGAAGACTCGGCCATGCAGTCACCGATCGACGTGGCTACAGTGGAAAGCCTCAAGGAAGCGACTCGCGAAGTACTATCCGGCCTCACCGCTCGTGAAGCCAAGGTACTGCGCATGCGATTCGGCATCGACATGAACACCGACCACACCCTCGAGGAAGTCGGCAAACAGTTCGATGTCACCCGTGAACGGATCCGCCAGATAGAAGCCAAGGCACTGCGCAAGCTGCGCCACCCGACGAGAAGCGAGCACTTGCGCTCCTTCCTCGACGAGTAG
- a CDS encoding SLC13 family permease encodes MLPESLPLLFVCALLIWVLVAFVRESWSPDIVVAIAVAVLLATQLLTPGEVLGVLSNSAPVTIACMFIISAALERTGCIDALGNWLGNLVGTSPTRVLFGLTITALVISACLNNTPVVAILTPVAISLAKRAGTTPSKLLIPLSYATILGGTLTMIGTSTNILVDGVARKAGLEPFGMFEITGAGLIMAAAGMVYLLTIGKHLLPERDTLSKLLGPRLDRNFMTELRVPSNSPVIGKTIAEANLNGGSGLQVLQVNRDTQLFSRPEHDFTLTAGDLLMIHGQVKDVVELRESGHLTFNRGDAFETISSEDVILAEAIVGRGSRYSHRPMRDLDLSARYGISVLAVHRQDENIQGNFDDFQLQFGDVMLVEGTPAQIKRFADNGELISLNAVQERAFRRDKAPIAIIATLAVMVLAAFGVMPIEGLAIIGAASVLATRCLDVEDAYKAVDWKILSLIFGMLAISIAMDKVGLVQLIVQNVTTLTPWAGPLFMLSFIYLLTSLLTEMLSNNAVAVLITPIAIGLAQHMGVDPRAFVVAVMFAASASFATPIGYQTNTFVYNAGGYRFTDFLKIGIPLNLLLWMVGTLVIPLFWPLTPL; translated from the coding sequence ATGCTTCCAGAATCGCTGCCGCTGTTGTTCGTCTGCGCCTTGCTGATCTGGGTGTTGGTGGCGTTCGTAAGGGAGAGCTGGAGCCCGGATATCGTCGTCGCGATCGCGGTGGCGGTGTTGCTGGCCACCCAGCTGCTGACGCCAGGCGAGGTGCTCGGCGTGCTGTCCAACTCGGCGCCGGTCACCATTGCCTGCATGTTCATCATCTCCGCAGCGCTGGAGCGCACCGGCTGTATCGATGCGCTGGGCAACTGGCTTGGCAATTTGGTGGGCACCAGCCCTACGCGGGTTCTGTTCGGCCTGACGATCACCGCGCTGGTGATTTCCGCCTGCCTCAACAACACACCGGTGGTAGCGATCCTTACCCCTGTGGCGATTTCGCTGGCCAAGCGCGCCGGCACCACGCCTTCCAAGCTTTTGATTCCGCTGTCGTACGCGACCATTCTCGGTGGCACGCTGACGATGATCGGCACCTCGACCAACATTCTCGTCGATGGCGTGGCGCGCAAGGCGGGGCTGGAGCCGTTCGGCATGTTCGAGATCACCGGGGCGGGCTTGATCATGGCTGCCGCGGGCATGGTCTATCTGCTCACCATCGGTAAACACCTGCTGCCGGAGCGCGACACGCTGTCCAAGCTGCTCGGCCCGCGGCTGGATCGCAATTTCATGACCGAGCTGCGCGTGCCGTCGAACTCCCCGGTGATCGGCAAGACAATCGCCGAGGCCAACCTCAACGGCGGCAGCGGCCTGCAGGTATTGCAGGTGAATCGCGACACCCAGCTGTTCAGCCGCCCGGAGCATGACTTCACCCTGACCGCCGGCGATCTGTTGATGATCCATGGCCAGGTAAAGGATGTGGTGGAGCTACGCGAAAGCGGCCACCTGACCTTCAACCGGGGCGACGCCTTCGAGACCATCAGCAGTGAAGACGTGATCCTGGCCGAGGCCATCGTCGGCCGCGGGTCGCGCTACAGCCACCGCCCGATGCGCGATCTCGACCTTTCTGCGCGCTATGGCATCAGCGTGCTGGCGGTGCACCGCCAGGACGAGAACATTCAGGGCAACTTCGACGACTTCCAGCTGCAGTTCGGCGACGTGATGCTGGTCGAAGGCACGCCGGCGCAGATCAAGCGCTTCGCCGATAACGGTGAGCTGATCAGCCTCAATGCCGTGCAGGAGCGCGCCTTCCGCCGCGACAAGGCGCCAATTGCGATCATCGCCACGCTGGCGGTCATGGTATTGGCAGCCTTCGGCGTGATGCCGATCGAAGGCCTGGCGATCATCGGTGCGGCGTCGGTACTGGCGACCCGCTGCCTGGATGTCGAGGATGCCTATAAAGCGGTGGACTGGAAGATCCTCAGCCTGATCTTCGGCATGCTGGCGATCAGCATAGCCATGGACAAGGTGGGCCTTGTGCAGCTGATCGTGCAGAACGTAACGACGCTGACGCCCTGGGCCGGACCGCTGTTCATGCTGTCTTTCATCTACCTGCTGACCTCGCTGCTCACCGAGATGCTGTCGAACAACGCAGTGGCCGTACTGATCACGCCGATCGCCATCGGGCTGGCTCAGCATATGGGTGTCGATCCCCGGGCGTTCGTGGTCGCGGTAATGTTCGCCGCCAGCGCCAGCTTCGCCACGCCGATCGGTTACCAGACCAACACCTTCGTCTATAACGCCGGCGGTTATCGCTTCACCGACTTTCTCAAGATCGGCATTCCGCTGAACCTGCTGCTGTGGATGGTCGGCACGCTGGTGATCCCGTTGTTCTGGCCGCTTACGCCGCTTTGA
- a CDS encoding bifunctional O-acetylhomoserine aminocarboxypropyltransferase/cysteine synthase, producing MKLETLAIHAGYSPDPTTRAVAVPIYQTTSYAFDDTQHGADLFDLKAPGNIYTRIMNPTTDVLEQRVAALEGGVAALAVASGMAAITYAIQTIAEVGDNIVSVAKLYGGTYNLFAHTLPRQGIEVRFAAHDDIAALEALIDKRTKAVFCESIGNPAGNIIDLAALAEAAHRHGVPLIVDNTVATPMLCRPFEHGADIVVHSLTKYMGGHGTSIGGIVVDSGKFPWAQHKERFALLNTPDVSYHGVTYTEAFGPAAFIGRCRVVPLRNMGAAISPFNSFLILQGLETLALRMERHCENALKVAEYLQAHPQVAWVKFAGLPDHPEHELARRYMGGTPASILCFGIEGGMEAGARFIDALKLVVRLVNIGDAKSLACHPASTTHRQLNAEELARAGVSQDLIRLSIGIEHIDDILADLAQALSASKG from the coding sequence ATGAAACTGGAAACCCTCGCCATCCACGCTGGCTACAGCCCTGATCCCACCACCCGAGCGGTGGCGGTGCCGATCTACCAGACCACCTCCTATGCCTTCGACGACACCCAGCACGGTGCGGACCTGTTCGATCTGAAGGCACCGGGCAACATCTATACGCGCATCATGAACCCCACCACCGACGTGCTCGAGCAGCGTGTCGCAGCGCTGGAAGGCGGTGTGGCGGCACTGGCCGTTGCCTCGGGAATGGCAGCGATCACCTACGCCATCCAGACCATCGCCGAAGTGGGCGACAACATCGTCTCGGTGGCCAAGCTATACGGCGGCACTTACAACCTGTTCGCCCATACCCTGCCGCGCCAGGGCATCGAAGTGCGCTTCGCCGCCCATGACGATATTGCCGCGCTGGAGGCGCTGATCGACAAGCGCACCAAGGCGGTGTTCTGCGAATCGATCGGCAACCCTGCCGGCAACATCATCGATCTCGCCGCGCTGGCCGAAGCCGCGCACCGCCATGGCGTGCCGCTGATCGTCGACAACACCGTTGCCACACCGATGCTCTGCCGGCCGTTCGAGCATGGCGCGGACATCGTCGTGCATTCGTTGACCAAGTACATGGGCGGTCACGGCACCAGCATCGGCGGCATCGTGGTCGACTCGGGCAAGTTTCCCTGGGCACAGCACAAGGAGCGCTTCGCCCTGCTGAACACGCCGGATGTGTCCTACCACGGCGTCACCTATACCGAGGCCTTCGGCCCGGCCGCCTTCATCGGTCGCTGCCGCGTGGTGCCGCTGCGCAACATGGGCGCGGCGATCTCGCCGTTCAATTCATTTCTGATCCTGCAGGGGCTGGAAACCCTGGCGCTGCGCATGGAGCGCCATTGCGAGAATGCACTGAAGGTCGCCGAGTACCTGCAGGCTCATCCGCAAGTGGCCTGGGTGAAATTCGCCGGTCTGCCGGATCATCCCGAGCACGAGCTGGCGCGTCGCTACATGGGCGGCACGCCGGCATCGATACTCTGCTTCGGCATCGAAGGTGGCATGGAGGCCGGTGCGCGCTTTATCGATGCGCTCAAGCTGGTGGTGCGCCTGGTCAACATCGGCGACGCCAAGTCCCTGGCCTGCCATCCGGCGAGCACCACGCACCGCCAGCTGAATGCCGAGGAGCTTGCCCGAGCCGGTGTTTCCCAGGATCTGATCCGGCTATCCATTGGCATTGAGCACATCGACGACATCCTCGCCGATCTGGCCCAGGCGCTTAGCGCCTCGAAGGGCTAA